One segment of Brassica napus cultivar Da-Ae chromosome C3, Da-Ae, whole genome shotgun sequence DNA contains the following:
- the LOC106388596 gene encoding dormancy-associated protein homolog 3-like isoform X2 encodes MGLLDHLWDDTVAGPRPENGLGKLRRHHTFSFRASSGNDQSDGGSVRSYGGDSPEEAVKVTRSIMIIKPPGYQGGSAPVSPAGSTPPVSPFSANAGGKEPFRFRRRSTSDAFDKGAESENGPRNSPPTYGL; translated from the exons ATGGGCTTACTAGATCATCTCTGGGACGATACCGTCGCTGGTCCTCGGCCAGAGAACGGCCTTGGCAAGCTTCGGAGACACCATACCTTCAGTTTCCGGGCTAGCTCCGGCAATG ATCAATCGGACGGTGGTAGCGTGAGATCGTACGGTGGAGATTCGCCGGAAGAGGCCGTGAAAGTAACACGCAGCATCATGATAATAAAACCACCAGGATACCAAGGCGGTTCAGCTCCGGTTTCACCGGCCGGTTCAACTCCGCCAGTGTCTCCTTTCTCTG CAAACGCAGGAGGAAAGGAACCCTTTCGGTTTAGGAGAAGGTCGACGTCGGACGCGTTCGATAAGGGAGCAGAATCAGAGAATGGACCAAGGAACTCTCCTCCTACTTACGGCCTGTGA
- the LOC106388596 gene encoding dormancy-associated protein homolog 3-like isoform X3, with protein sequence MGLLDHLWDDTVAGPRPENGLGKLRRHHTFSFRASSGNDQSDGGSVRSYGGDSPEEAVKVTRSIMIIKPPGYQGGSAPVSPAGSTPPVSPFSGGKEPFRFRRRSTSDAFDKGAESENGPRNSPPTYGL encoded by the exons ATGGGCTTACTAGATCATCTCTGGGACGATACCGTCGCTGGTCCTCGGCCAGAGAACGGCCTTGGCAAGCTTCGGAGACACCATACCTTCAGTTTCCGGGCTAGCTCCGGCAATG ATCAATCGGACGGTGGTAGCGTGAGATCGTACGGTGGAGATTCGCCGGAAGAGGCCGTGAAAGTAACACGCAGCATCATGATAATAAAACCACCAGGATACCAAGGCGGTTCAGCTCCGGTTTCACCGGCCGGTTCAACTCCGCCAGTGTCTCCTTTCTCTG GAGGAAAGGAACCCTTTCGGTTTAGGAGAAGGTCGACGTCGGACGCGTTCGATAAGGGAGCAGAATCAGAGAATGGACCAAGGAACTCTCCTCCTACTTACGGCCTGTGA